Genomic segment of Apium graveolens cultivar Ventura chromosome 7, ASM990537v1, whole genome shotgun sequence:
AAAAATTTTATCATTGATTCAGGTTTaaacaaattaaacaaaataaatttgAAGATAATTAGTCAAATTTGGTTGGCATAATAGGTCTTagattaatataaaataatttatatacaATACGTTCGGCTTAAACcaagattaaaatcaaattaaagaTAATCAGTATAGTATTGCTTTGAATtaaaatttacattttaattaaaatttatattttaattaaaacataattatctttTAAAAACACGCCAATAAATATTAGTAAATTATTTCTTTCAATCattaatataattttttgaaACTAAAATACCATGAATACACATATgtgtatatttataattattatcaaatcacataattaaaaattttaaatcaataaaCTTCATATCTTAAAATTTGCACTTTAAATTGaattcaaaaaattataaaatattagaaataatcCATCAGTCGCACGGATTTTAAGTTTGTATGAATAAAATATACCAAGTTACAAATATACTAAATAGGATACATAAATTCACTAAATATATTAAGATATTACAATATAAATATACTAGTTTTAATAAACAcaaatttattaaatatactAAGATATTACAATATGAATATATTaatgatttttttattataaatggGTTAGGGCAATGAGAAGGGGGGCGGGGCAACAAAAAATGGGCCAAACATGCTCCATTGAATTAAGTCTTTTGGATTTCGATCTTATGGCCATTCTTGTTGGGCCAAGATCCAGTTTCAACATGCTGGGCTTTGGAATCCAGATAGACCATGTGTATCATTTAGTCTGCTTCAAAATCATTTGACTGCATTATCAAAATCCATACAGAACAACAAGATTTAGATATCATCAAATTGGTCATGGAGCGCTTGGTAATGGCGTCACcaaatcataaaattttatagTCTAGTTTGGTGAAGGTTGGAGGTTGCATGATAGTTAATTCATAACCATTTTTCAATGTAttcacatcatcatcttcatcatctaTATCAAGATGTAAATATCCGGGAGTAAAAATCCATTATTACGTTTAGTTGGGAAGAGATATCGGATCAACACTCAAAATAAATGACGTTATCATGGATAAATGTAAATATTCACTCAAACGCATCTAGGCGGTTAACAAACCGAGCTGTTTGTGAACAAATTTGAGTTCGGCTCGTTAAGAGCTTGTTCGGCTTGGCTCGTTAACGAACTCGAACTCGAGTTCGAACAGAAAATCAATGTATTCGTTAAGCAAAACGAGTTCGAGCCGAGTTTTGGGTTGTTTGGCTCGAGCTCGCTCATTAAAATTcgaaaaaattataatatatccTAAACACTTTTAATTTAGTATTGGTGTTtcgaattttttaaaaatatttttcatcgatcgAATCGcagatgtcaagatatatatattttattgatataaccaaagtttcaaaaaaaataaaattttatttgatAAGTTATTGACAGACAAATAGCGGTTGACCTGATTTTTTTTctggctcggctcggctcggctcgtttataTTCGCGAACAAACTCGTGTTCGGCTCATTAGTTAACGAGCTCGAACTCGGACTCAATTTTTGTTCGATAAGAAAGCTCCGCTCGATTCGTCTGGAAAAAAAAAAAGTTCGGCTCTATTCGGTCAAAACTCGGCTCCGTTCGTGAACAGCCTTGAAAGCATCTCTTGTGCATTTGCGATATTTAAGATTAACCCTTTCGAAAAATTACAAGTATGATCTAAGCCTTTTTAATTGTCGTACAAGTTCTTCATGGTCAAAACCTTGACAAGTATGATCTCATTCCACTTTAAATATAAGCATGTATATGATCTACTGAGAGTGTTAACAGATGTTTGTTATGACATAAGTAGTTGTAACTTTGGGAATAAAATTCTATATAACTTCTGGTTGTACAGGGTTAAAAACATCATATCTGCAGAGTACAAACAACAGCAAAAATGGCTCTTGAAGTTGAAGTTCTCTCTAAACAAAACATAAAACCATCTGTTCCCACACCCGAACACCTCAAAAAATACACCCTTTCGTTTCTTGATCAAGTTGCCCCTAGAGTTTTCGTACCACTAATCTTCTACTACACCGCAGGTGATCAAACCAGACACGACCTGAAATCCGACCATCTCAAAAAATCTATTTCCGAGGCATTGGCTAAATTTTATCCATTAGCTGGGCGATTTGTTGAGAATGGTTATGTTGACTGCAACGACGAAGGTGCACAATATGTCGAAGCCCGGGTGAACTGCGACTTAAAAGATATTATTCGTGATCCGATACCTAATGAACTCACCAAGTTGCTTCCACTGGAACTGGATGATGCTAATGTGGACCTCAACTTTGCGGTTCAGGTCAATTTCTTTAAATGTGGAGGAATTGCTATCGGTGCAGTGATCTTCCACAAGCTTGCTGATGCCTTGTCATTCGTAAACTTTATGAATAGTTGGGCTGCTATTGCTCGCGGGGAGCAGAACGTACCATCTCCGGTTTTGGACTTGTCAACATTATTTCCACCACGAGATATTTCTGGATTTGACGATCGCACAGGCATTATGACAGAAAACATAGTTTGCAAGAGATTCCAGTTTGACGCGTCCAACATACTAGTGTTAAAAATTAAATGTGCTGAAGATAACAAAAATAAGGGTACGGAGGATCGGGCAAAACCAACACGGGTTGAAGCCTTATCAGCCTTCATGTGGAACCGTTACATGGCTGCTACAGGAAAAGATTCAGGGGATCTCGGAAACATAAATATAATGTTGTTACCGGTGAATATACGTTCGAGGTTTGATCCGCCACTGTCAAAGCATTATTTTGGCAATCTGTTTCGTTTGGCCGTGTTAATGCCATCCATGCAGGATGAGGAAAAAGATGATTATGGGGATTTGATTGAGAAGGCGAGGGAAGCAATACGGAGCGTTGACACAAACTATGTGGAGCAGCTGAGGAAGGGTGAGGATCATTTGTTGTATCTGAAACAGATGTATGAAAAATTTGATTTAGGAGAAATGGTTACTATGGCTTTCACTAGTTTAACCAGGTTTGGTGTGTATGATGTGGATTTCGGGTGGGGAAATCCAGCATGGGTCGGATCTGCTCGACTCACGTTTAGTAATGTGGTTACTTTCTTCGACAACAAAGAAGGTGATGGAATTGAGGCATGGATTAACTTGAAGACCGATGAGATGGCTAAATTTGAAGCTGACCAGGAGCTCCTGTCGTTTGTTTCCCCAACTGTCTGATTACATTGAACACTCGAGTGATCGATAACTGGATCCTAATTCTCTTTTAAGTTGGATATATTGGAGTGCTTGAGTGGTGATTTGCAGTTTCTTCTTAAAATTGAAGGTTATGTAAGGTGTAACAAATAAATTGTCTTGTATGTTGTGTGAAACAAAAAAGATTAAGCATGTAATTAGTggtttaaataaaataaacgttGTTGATGTAAAATAATTGTAATGAGTTGTCATAGTATGAAGTGTTAAATGTCTACAACTCTACATAGCCTTCCTTAGGCGAAGAAGTGTTGATACAGTGGTTGAACTCGTTGATATAGAGTGGTCATAGTATGAAGTGTTAAATGTCTACAACTCTGCAAGGCCTTCCTTAGCCAACGAAGTGTTGGTGCAGTGGTTGAGCTCATGTACCCCTTGTCGGAGACTCTTGGCGTGTGTATTCAATTAGAAAAAAATGAACCCAAAAAAAAAATACAAGGCCTTCCTATAAGGGGAAATTTCCGCGCCTAAATGTAGAGATTTGAACACTCTACCCGAGAAGTATCTACTACAGAGCAATGATGGAGATCAAACATAGTTCTATGCTTGATATTAAGCCAGAGGCTTTGAACCAGCAAATAGAATGGCACGTGAACAGGCCGCTAGTATTAATGGTGTTTACATTGACAGATTTTGTATTGGCTGCACCAAAAATCACATCTTCAGATGTGAAGTTCTCAGATTAACTTGTACTTCATGCTTTCATCGAGGATATATAGATCACTATTGTTTTAGAACGATTCAACTTGTCATGAACAAGATAATGTCATAAATTTATTAACAAGAGGAAATTCTGCTCAAAATCGAGCTTTTTAATCATAGGAATGCAACATAAATATTCAATTAGGAAGACGATGATTGAAACTCAGTAGCGCAGGAGAAAATTTATCGCTAATTGGAAGTGCTTCAGCAGAAACCTTGTAATGAAAATGCAAAACCTGTCACGGAGTCTTGGAGTGGGGATGTGTATCGAATTAATCATCAATCATCGAATAAATGAATGGGTGTTAATCAGCATACCTGCAGGAGAAGGAAGGCAATGAGGAAAAACACAAAAAGCTTCATTTCTTGAGCTTCACATGAGACATTACTGCTGGCTTTGGAAGCTTCTTTCATCTGAGCTAGCCATAGGGACCCTTTTACTTCAGCTGGTGCTCATGAAAAACAACTGTTGATTAGCTTATCAACAAAGAGGCGCCTTGATGGATGGCAGGTCCAGAACAGTAAAAGAAACAGGGGTCATAAGCGACAGATACTTAAATTTCATGTGCATAATTACGTTTTGTTTTTTGCAGTGACAAGTGTTTACTGGTAACTGGTCGTAAATTTTTGCAGCTAGCGACTTGCAACATATAAAGTACTCGTAAACACAGATACATGCTTGTGAATGTAGTACCTACTCGGTCACAAGGACTGTGATTCTTTGTTGCTGAATTCAGTATACCATCCTACCTTTACCGGTATCAGCTTGTATATTCTGTTACAGTATTAATGATTGAACTTGATTTGCTAATAAACGTGCATCTAACAAATTTTTTAGTAAAAAGTCGAGTTCTTTTATGTTTATCCTGAGGCTACACATTACATCAGTTCGGGATATCAATCACATTGCAGCTCCTTGATTTGATTTATTCCAGAACTTGATAAAACTTTACAGACATGTAACTAGGATGTGATTCTGATAAGAACAATTTATACGTGAGAACAGTTCTACTGCAGAACAGCATTGTTCTACTGCAGAACAACATTGTTCTCACGCTAAAATATGTTCTTCTTGAAGATACAGTACATGATAATACAATTATCGATACCTGAAAAAAAATTATGTACAAAATTATATACACATAGGTATACTGTTTTGCAATATAAGTTCTTCTTTGTTGTTTTAATAAACAACTTTAATTTCATAAACAAATAATTGATGCATAAAAATTACAACTTAGTTCTGAAATTTTTATCTACTACACAATTAATCAATCTAGATACAAAGCAACCAAGCCTCTAACAGAGAATTGATAGTCAATTACTAGAACTGCGCATTACCTGGTTACAGATCAGGAAAACATCCGAGGAACTGATTCTGAGACTCTAACTCCTCGTCACATGGAATCAGTGGCATATCCGGGAAGGAAAACAATGCATCTGGTTGATCAATCACTTTCGGCATGTAAAAATCGTGCACATTGATCATGTCATTGTAATTGCTAACATGATTACTTATCATATCTTGATCAGGATCAAGACTTGTTGAAACTGTACTTGGACTATCGAGGTGTGGAAGATCAGTAAGCTCGTGATCAAAACGATGAGTCTGGTTAATGAACTCCTTCTGGTCTAAATTATTGTGGACTGGTACTTGGTAATTATAGTTTGTGCTTTGGTTAAGCAGGGCTGCATGCATTGGATTTAGCATATCTTGACAACTGTTGTAGTTCCGAAAATACTGACCATTGTTCCAGTGTTCATTCTCTTGATGCCTCTGGTTTGGAGTCGGTTTTTTAAATGCTCGACAGACGACCCATCCTTCTTCCTGCAGATTTATAGGTACTAGAATAGTTAGTAAAGTCTATATACAAATTTGTTAGTACTGTTTATTGCAATTAACTTGCATGTTATAAACTACCATGACTAATGTTATTTCTATTACTAACGATCTATGTTACTCGGACTATTCATTTTACTTCCAAGTACCCGTGTCGGACACTCGACACTCGGACTTGGACACTTATTTTAAGCcaaaaacatgtatatttttcaaaatattgccGAGTCCGATACCTGGACACGTATCCATGTCGGACACTTCGAGCTGAGTCCGAGTAACATAGCTAACAATTGCTAGTTCACATTTTTTCTTAGACACGGGGCGGATCTAGGTTGGGACCTTAAAACAAAACATAACATTTTGTTACGGTTACAATTAATGAAAATTTAAGAGTGTTCCCAGAAAACTAGAAATAAGAGAGTGTCTCCCCAAAACGTACTCGGTGTTCCCCCTAAGAGAAAATTTCTGAATCCTCGGCCTGTTTTGACACCCTTAAGTaaaatttgttatttatttaaGTTCTTTCACATGCGCCGCAAAAGGCAAATAGAATGTTTAGTTTCTTATTCACATCTTCAACATTATAAAGAAGCTTTCTGGAGATGGTGGTGTCGTTTTCATAGAAGACTATTTTAATGGACAGAATAACACAAGTACTTTTTGGGTTAAACACCAAGTAGATGACTGATTGCGTCAAAAAAACTTGCCTGTGGAGGTCCGTGTTCCGAAGATTGGAGACGATACTCGTGCATGATCCAGTCAGTTTTGATCCCGGTAGGCGCACGGCCTTTGTAGAAAACTAGGGTTTTTCGCATGCCTATGATGCTTTCTTTTGAGAGTACAGCTTTATCTCTTCCTGTTGCCTTCCAAAACCCTGCAGAAGTTGCTCTATTTGTTCTTCTTCCTGTTGGATACTTCCTATCCTTGTGACTGAAAAAATACCACTCATTTTGTTCTTCATATCCCAGTTTGCATTTTCCTGCATCAACACTTACATCTTGAGTGATTTCAGATAAAATAAAACTCCATATAAATCATGATATCAATTGCATCAAGCTATATATTTCACAACTCCTAACACGTTGAGATTTAGGAGAACGGATAACTTAATATAGTATCAGAGTTGAGGATCGAGAATTAAACTCAAAAGTATATGTATGTCTGGTATTTAAGATAAAATATATGATTGATTGAAAAATCTAAAAATACCTTGAATGTCCCATGGTTCAATCCTGTAAAGATCGATTTCGACAATAACATCTAGATCAATTTTTAAAGAGTTAATTTTTCGCCTGAGGTAGTAGCCTACAAGTTCTTCCTCAGTTGGATGAAACCGAAAACCAGGAGGAACACATGACTCGGCTTCCATCGACGATATGTAAACGATCCTCTTCTGCGAAATTGAAACATAACCAAAATTACATAAACTAGAAAATAAAATAAGTAAAAGTATTTTAGTGATGAACTAGCTAATTACAATCCTAAATGCATCATTCCTTTCACATTTCTTTTGACTTCAAAGCATGTTCAAACATAACATTGAAGGAAAAAAATGCAAACAAATCAGCACTAAACCTTGTCAATGGAAGAAGCTTCCTAGATCATCATTATGACCAATTTATGAAtgcatatatttatatatatatataggggttCGATAAGAAACAAGTCATTGTTGTAGTATACCAGACCGCAATACATGTAATGTAGAATTTTTGACGTAAATGCAAGGATCCAATTTTTATAGTTACATGATATCGCTATATATTAACAATCGTTTGGTTCTGAGCACGATGAGATAGCTCAAGGGGTTAAAGTGATTATCTATTATCGTCCCAGATTCGATTATCGTTCACCCCCGAGATATGTTAGGACAAATACTCAATTGTAAAGCATATATAAGCCAAATTAGTTATAAAAAAAACAATCGTTTGGTTCTAAAGATCTTCTACGTATAAATATATGAAAAATACTTTCAATGTTCTGCAGTGACATGTAGAATTGCCATTGATTCTTAACCATTCGTCAGAAACGCTATGATTATAGTCCAAATTAGTCAGGGACCATAGAAATAGCTAGAACACTAGCTGCATGAATGTGTTTTTAACCTTTTGACCATACGTGTGTTTGTGTGTTAACTAATGAGATCTTACCAAACAAAATATAAGAGGATTATGAAGCTGTATCTGTGTTTTGGAAAATTGAAAATACATTAAAAACACAACTAGCTAGATAGCAAAAAATTACTAGAAATTTATTAGTATcttactaatatatatatatatataaatattagtATAGTATATATATGTAAGCGTAGAAAGCATGTTATCTTTTCTTTTAGTAAACTCCACTCTTTgttagatgatgatgatgaaagTGAAGGTCTCACACCCACTTCAGTCTCAATACATAAATATAATTCTTTATTCAAATTGTCAGTGTAATTGTACATTAACAAACACTTCTTTGAAAAATGCTTTAGCAAAgactgaaaatatttttaagattaCCACAGAAATTATTGTAATCATCATGCATTACATATTTGTAAAAATCATAAATCAAAAAACGGAACTAAATTGCAACTGATCTGTTGAGATATCGATTAAGGTaaagaaaatattatttgcgAAAAAAAAATCTATATCAGaaataatttagatttaaaaACTAGCTCCGAAAATAACATTTATCTACACAAAAAATGGTGTTTATATATTTTCAAACTTGGATGCCATGAACTATTATCTATCAACTTATTTTAAGCTATAATAATCAGGAAAATAATTGCATTTTTCAGAATTTGAAATAGTTTTTTCAACCAAGATCCTATTGTAAAGTCATGCAAATGCAAGTAATTT
This window contains:
- the LOC141672497 gene encoding NAC domain-containing protein 30, producing the protein MEAESCVPPGFRFHPTEEELVGYYLRRKINSLKIDLDVIVEIDLYRIEPWDIQGKCKLGYEEQNEWYFFSHKDRKYPTGRRTNRATSAGFWKATGRDKAVLSKESIIGMRKTLVFYKGRAPTGIKTDWIMHEYRLQSSEHGPPQEEGWVVCRAFKKPTPNQRHQENEHWNNGQYFRNYNSCQDMLNPMHAALLNQSTNYNYQVPVHNNLDQKEFINQTHRFDHELTDLPHLDSPSTVSTSLDPDQDMISNHVSNYNDMINVHDFYMPKVIDQPDALFSFPDMPLIPCDEELESQNQFLGCFPDL
- the LOC141670379 gene encoding stemmadenine O-acetyltransferase-like gives rise to the protein MALEVEVLSKQNIKPSVPTPEHLKKYTLSFLDQVAPRVFVPLIFYYTAGDQTRHDLKSDHLKKSISEALAKFYPLAGRFVENGYVDCNDEGAQYVEARVNCDLKDIIRDPIPNELTKLLPLELDDANVDLNFAVQVNFFKCGGIAIGAVIFHKLADALSFVNFMNSWAAIARGEQNVPSPVLDLSTLFPPRDISGFDDRTGIMTENIVCKRFQFDASNILVLKIKCAEDNKNKGTEDRAKPTRVEALSAFMWNRYMAATGKDSGDLGNINIMLLPVNIRSRFDPPLSKHYFGNLFRLAVLMPSMQDEEKDDYGDLIEKAREAIRSVDTNYVEQLRKGEDHLLYLKQMYEKFDLGEMVTMAFTSLTRFGVYDVDFGWGNPAWVGSARLTFSNVVTFFDNKEGDGIEAWINLKTDEMAKFEADQELLSFVSPTV